A window from Theobroma cacao cultivar B97-61/B2 chromosome 3, Criollo_cocoa_genome_V2, whole genome shotgun sequence encodes these proteins:
- the LOC18606032 gene encoding uncharacterized protein LOC18606032 isoform X9, with product MEVVVVVVAEKVVVLVMEELVDMEVVVAMVAVEVMRVELLAMEAEVVKEVELVVVLGLAEPVDMGVVVAMVAVEVVRVELLDMVVEVAKEVELVMVLGMAEVELAVVLGMEERVDMEVVVAMVAVEVMRVELLAMEAEVVKEVELVVVLGMEELVDMVVVVVVAVVVVMVVVEVVQVELLVTEVEVEKELALGMVLVVLVQEVVVVVVVVVGVEVVEKDMALEGHMEVDMVVEKEPEEVLVVVQVVMVAVAALVVEVVVDMVREVHMAEAMEVVVGVARVVAMVMAITVESTLLLLQYPKSMNFLTTIINKNKSNLGKKMLIVKGIAANFGSRMDGLRSLYHMKLI from the exons ATGGAGGTGGTAGTGGTGGTGGTAGCGGAGAAGGTAGTGGTGCTGGTTATGGAGGAGTTGGTGGACATGGAGGTGGTGGTGGCAATGGTGGCGGTGGAGGTAATGCGGGTGGAGCTTCTGGCTATGGAAGCGGAGGTGGTGAAGGAGGTGGAGCTGGTAGTGGTGCTGGGTTTGGCGGAGCCGGTGGACATGGGGGTGGTGGTGGCAATGGTGGCGGTGGAGGTAGTGCGAGTGGAGCTTCTGGATATGGTAGTGGAGGTGGCGAAGGAG GTGGAGCTGGTAATGGTGCTGGGTATGGCGGAG GTGGAGCTGGCAGTGGTGTTGGGAATGGAGGAGCGGGTGGACATGGAGGTGGTGGTGGCAATGGTGGCGGTGGAGGTAATGCGGGTGGAGCTTCTGGCTATGGAAGCGGAGGTGGTGAAGGAGGTGGAGCTGGTAGTGGTGCTGGGTATGGAGGAGCTGGTGGAcatggtggtggtggtggtggtggcggTGGTGGTGGTAATGGTGGTGGTGGAGGTAGTGCAGGTGGAGCTTCTGGTTACGGAAGTGGAGGTGGAGAAGGAGCTGGCTCTGGGTATGGTGCTGGTGGTGTTGGTTCaggaggtggtggtggtggtggtggtggtggtgggaGTGGAGGTGGTGGAGAAGGATATGGCGCTGGAGGGGCACATGGAGGTGGATATGGTAGTGGAGAAGGAGCCGGAGGAGGTTCTGGTGGTGGTGCAAGTGGTCATGGTGGCGGTGGCGGCTCTGGTGGTGGAGGTGGTGGTGGATATGGTGCGGGAGGTGCACATGGCGGAGGCTATGGAAGTGGTAGTGGGGGTGGCAAGGGTGGTGGCTATGGTGATGGCTATTACCGTTGAAAGTACCTTGTTACTGTTACAATATCCTAAGAGTATGAATTTTCTTACTACtattattaacaaaaataaaagcaatttGGGTAAGAAAATGCTCATAGTTAAAGGTATTGCAGCAAACTTCGGAAGCCGAATGGATGGTTTAAGAAGTTTGTATCATATGAAACTCATATGA